CCGGGCGGCGCCGATCGCGGCGCACAGGTGCGCCACCCCGAGCCCCTTGGTGTCCAGCGTCCCGCGGCCGTACATGTATCCGTCCCGGATCTGCGCGGAGAACGGCGGAACGCTCCACTCCTCCGCCCGCGCCGGCACGACGTCCATGTGATGGATGAGGACGAGCCCGGGCTCCTCCGTCCCGCCCACGTGGCACAGGACGTTCGGCTTCTCCGGGGTCGCCCCGAACGTGACCGGCGTGAGATCGTTCTCGACCAGCACCCGGCACAGAAGCTCCGCCGCCGCGCGGCAGTCCCCGGGCGGGTTCGTCGTGTCGATCCGTACGTATTCCGCGAGCAGGGTTACGGGGTCCATCGTTGAATTATGTCCCCCATTCCGATTAGAATTCAACCAGCCCCAAGAACAGGGACGTTCTTGGGATGAAAAGTTTTCGGCTGCTCCGGGCGCTGCCCGCTCATGAAAAGTTTTAAGAACGTCCCTATGCTTTAGGAGGGCATATGCCCAAAGCGCTGATCACCGGCATCACCGGCCAGGACGGCTCCTATCTCGCGGAGTTCCTCCTCGCCAAAGGATACGAGATCCACGGCGTCATCCGCCGCGCGTCCACCTTCAACACGGGCCGGATCGACCACGTTTACGTCGACCCCCACGTCACCGGCGCCCGGATGTTCCTCCACTACGGCGACCTCGCCGACTCGGGCCAGATGACCAACCTCATCTACAATCTCCAGCCCGACGAGATCTACCACCTCGGCGCGCAAAGCCACGTCCGGGTCTCCTTCGACATCCCCGAGTACACCGGCGACGTCACCGGCATGGGCACCACGCGGATCCTCGAGGCGCTCCGCCGGGCCAACGGGAAAGCGCGGTTCTACCAGGCCTCCTCCAGCGAAATGTTCGGCGCCTCCTCCCCGCCGCAGAACGAGAAGACCCCGTTCTACCCCCGCTCCCCCTACGGGGCGGCGAAGGTCTACTCCTACTGGATGGCGGTGAACTACCGGGAGGCGTACGGCACGTTCGCCAGCAACGGCATCCTCTTCAATCACGAGTCCCCCCGTCGCGGCGAGACGTTCGTCACGAGAAAGATCACCCGCGCGATCGCGGCCATCAAGGCGGGCAGGCAGAAGGACCTGTTCCTCGGGAACCTCGACGCCCGAAGGGACTGGGGGTTCGCCCTCGAGTACGTGGATGCGATGTGGCGAATCCTCCAGCACGACCGCGGCGACGATTTCGTGGTCGGGACCGGCGAGTCGCACTCGGTGAAGGAATTCCTCGAGGAGGCGTTCGCCTACGCCGGCCTGGACTGGAAGCAGCACGTCAAGATCGATCCGAAATATTTCCGCCCCACGGAGGTGGAGAACCTGGTCGCGGACGCCTCCAAGGCGAGGAAGCTTCTCGGCTGGGAGCCGAAGGTCTCCTTCCGGGATCTGGTCCGCATCATGGTGGACGCCGACATGAAGGAGGCCGGGCTCTCCCCCCCGGGGGAGGGACGCAGGATCCTGGCGCAGAAGGGTTTCCCCGCAGGGGTGAAATATTGAAGGAGGGACGATGCCCGCCCGGGCGGTGAAAAAGGGAAAAGGCCGGCCTAAAAGTTTCTTCGCGGGGAAGAAGATCCTGTTGACCGGGGGCGCAGGCTTCCTCGGGCGGTCGGTCATCCACCATCTCGTCGAGCGGGGCGCGCGCCTCAAAGACATCTTCATCCCCCGCTCCGACCAGTACGACCTGCGCTTCCAGATCGCGTGCGCGAAGGTCGTCACGGGCCAGGACATCGTGATCCACCTGGCCGCCAACGCGGGCGGGATCGGGTGGAATTGGAAGCACCCCGGGGCGCTCTTCTACGACAACATCGCGATGGGGGCCCTCCTCATGGAAGAGGCGCGCCGCGCCGGCGCCGAGAAGTTCGTCCAGATCGGCACGGTCTGCTCGTACCCGTTCCGACCGCCCCGCATCCCCTTCCGGGAGGACGACCTCTGGCAGGGGTATCCCGAAAGGACG
The window above is part of the Candidatus Deferrimicrobiaceae bacterium genome. Proteins encoded here:
- a CDS encoding M20/M25/M40 family metallo-hydrolase, whose product is MDPVTLLAEYVRIDTTNPPGDCRAAAELLCRVLVENDLTPVTFGATPEKPNVLCHVGGTEEPGLVLIHHMDVVPARAEEWSVPPFSAQIRDGYMYGRGTLDTKGLGVAHLCAAIGAAR
- the gmd gene encoding GDP-mannose 4,6-dehydratase → MPKALITGITGQDGSYLAEFLLAKGYEIHGVIRRASTFNTGRIDHVYVDPHVTGARMFLHYGDLADSGQMTNLIYNLQPDEIYHLGAQSHVRVSFDIPEYTGDVTGMGTTRILEALRRANGKARFYQASSSEMFGASSPPQNEKTPFYPRSPYGAAKVYSYWMAVNYREAYGTFASNGILFNHESPRRGETFVTRKITRAIAAIKAGRQKDLFLGNLDARRDWGFALEYVDAMWRILQHDRGDDFVVGTGESHSVKEFLEEAFAYAGLDWKQHVKIDPKYFRPTEVENLVADASKARKLLGWEPKVSFRDLVRIMVDADMKEAGLSPPGEGRRILAQKGFPAGVKY